ACGGCAGCTCCAGTGTCACCAGGGTCGGACCACCCAGCGGACTACTCACGGTGACCCTACCGTCGAAGGGTCCCAGCCTGCGCTGGATGCCACGCAGGCCGGTGCCGATGTCCGGATCGGCACCGCCTTTTCCGTTGTCGCGTACGGAGATCCGCAGCTCACCGTCGTGATGCTCGATGTCGATGCGCACCTCCGACGCGCCCGAGTGGCGGACGGCGTTGGTCAGCAGCTCGACGACGGCGAAGTACGCGGCGGCCTCCAGCGGCGGCTCGGCGTGGCCGTCCAGGTCGGCCTCGACGCGGACGGCCAGCGGCGTGTCGAGCGCGACGGCACGGATCGCGTCGACCAGGCCACGCTCGGCAAGCACAGGCGGATGGATGCCGCGTACGAGGCTGCGCAGCTCCGCCAACGCGGTCGCCGATGTCTCACGCAGCTGCGCGACCAGCTTCTTCGCCGCGGCCGGATCGCGGTCGATCAGCGCCTCGACCGCACCGAGCGTCATCCCCATCGCGACCAGCCGTGCCTGCGTGCCGTCGTGCAGGTCGCGTTCGATCCGCCGCAGCTCGGCGGCCTGCGTGTCGGTGGCGGCCGTACGCGTCTCGGTCAGCTGCTCGACGCGCGCGGCCAACTGCTCGCGCTCGGCGAACAGCCGCGCGCTGGCGGTCGGTGCCAGCAGGACGGTCAGCCATCGCGTGTGCAGCCGCTGGATCACCGGTGTGGCCGCGAACCCGGCGATTACGAGCACCAGGCCGATCGTCATCGCGAGCCATGACGAGCCGAACAGCTCGCCATAGAACGGCTGCGGCCGCGAGCCGAAAAACATCGCGAACGACGGAAAGAACAGCCCCCATCCGCCATAGCCGATCAGCGCCACCGGCGGCAGGTTGAGCAGGCAGCCGATCACCGGCTGGCAGGCCAGCCAGAACAGGTCGCGCCAGGTGGCCGGATCTTCGGCGTACGCGCGCGAAACGCTGGCGAAATCGGTCCACCAGGAAGCCGTACGCACCGTCTGCGGCGCCGGGCCGTACGGCCGCGGCACACCGGCATAGCGGCGGAAGAAGTCCGGCAGCGGCCGCACGGCGACCAGCAACCGTACGGCCACCAGCGGACCGGTGAACACCAGGACGACCACCGCGGCGGCCAGCACCACCAGCGCGACCAGCGAGCCAACCAGGAAGGCGGCCGATCGCAGTGTCGCCAGCAGGCAGCGGCCAAACCAGCGGCGCCATGCCGCGCCGCGCGCCGCCGCTGCCGGTGTGGCCGGTCCGATCATGAACCGCGTCCAGCGGCCGTGCAGCCGCAACAGTGCCGGCGCGACCAGCCAGCCGGCGACCGCTGCCGGCACACCGAGAATCCATTGCCACGACAGGAAAAGACTGGCCACGCCGTAGGCGAGGAGCGCGGCCGGCAGTCCGGCGATCACGCTGCCGACGACCGGGTCGGCCAACAGCCAGCCGATGTCGCGCCAGGTCGCCGGGTCGGTCCAGATCCAGTGGCTGTGCTGCTGGAAGTCCGGCACGCGAGCCGACCGGAACGGTCGGCCGTACCGCGATCGATAGAGCCCGTCGGCGCTCGGCTCGGTCGGTCGTGGCCGGGGCCGATATGGCTCGGCGGCCGGCGCCGCCGACCACTGGCCGGCGAGCCGTCGCGCGAGCGTGGCCATCCATCGGCTGCGGTCGAAGACCGGTGGAAACACGAAGATCATGCCGACGCAGGCGGCCAGGATGGCGATCGCGTGCGCCGCGGCCAACAGCACCTTGACCGGCGTGAGTGCGAGCAGCGCCGCACCGCGTAGGACCGCGCGCGCGTTGCTCGTCACCAGCTTCACGCACTCAGTCTGGTCCACGGCCGTTTCGTCCGCACTGGGCCTGGGGTCCTGCCGGGGGTGGGCCTAGCACCACCCCACCTCGGAGCCCAGACGCATGTTGGCCGGCGGCCGGCGTTCGTACGTTCGAGTCATGCTGAAATCGCGTTTCCGTCCCGTCATCGGCCTCGTCGCCGGCTATGTCGTCGTCAGTTTTCTCGCGCTGGTCGTCGCCGTCATCTGGAGCGACAATCCGGCGCTGGTGACCGACGCGGTGTGGATCCGCGGCGGCATCGTGGCCGCGACGTCCCTGCTGATGCTGCTTTTCACCGTACGCGCCGCACGTGCTTCCAAGCGCGATTTCCTGCGGCTGCGGATCGTCTCGGCGGTCATGGTGGTGGCCATCGCGGTGCTCGTCTCCATCCCCGGTTTTCTGCCGCTGTGGATGCGACTCGAGCAGGGACTGTGCGGCCTCCTGCTGCTCGGTGTCGTCGTGCTCGTCAATCGTAAATCCATGCGATCGGAGTTCGCATCATGACCGCCGTACAGAGCAAGCCTCGCGGGATCAACCGCGCGATCATCGTCAATCTCGCCATCGATGTCGCGGCACCGGTCGCGCTTTTCTATCTGTTGCGGGCTTTCGGCGTCAATCAATGGCTGGCACTGACTCTCGCCGCGATTCCGCCGGCGGCGCGTGCCGTTCAGAGCATCATCACCAGTCGTAAAATCGACGGCTTGGCCCTTTTCGCGCTGAGCATTATCGCGCTCAGCCTGCTGGGGTCGTTTGTCACCGGAAGTCCGCGTTTCCTGCTGGCGAAAGACGGCTGGATGACCGCGGTCGCCGGCGGCTGGATCCTGCTGACGATCCTGCGTACGCCGTTTATTTTCTCTTTCCTGCGCACGATCCTGACCGGCGAGGCGCTCGAGCGCATGGAGGGCAACTGGCGCGACTCGCCGACTTTCCGGCATTCGATGCGGGTCGCGACCGCGATCTGGGGTGTCGGCCTGGTCTTCGACGCGGGCGTACGAGTGGTGCTCGCGTACACGCTGCCGATCGACCAGGTGCCGCTGATCAGCACGCTGCAGTATGTCGTTTTGTTCGTCTGCCTGGAAGTTGGCACCAGGCTCTATCTGCGCCGCAAGTCCATCCGCGACAAAATCGAATCGGAGTCTTCCAAATGAGCGAGGTAGTGTTGGTGACCGGAGCCGCGAACGGCATCGGAGCCGCGGTGGCGCGCCGATTCGCGCGTAACGGAGCCAAAGTCGTGATCGCCGACATCGTCGACGGCTCGGCGGTCGCGTCTGAGATCGATGGTTTGTACGTACGCACCGATGTCTCCAGTGAGGCCGACAACCGCGCGGCCGTGGCGGCAGCGGTCGAGGCGTACGGCGGCCTGGACGTGGTCCATCTCAACGCCGGCACCGGCGGCGGCGGCGCGCTCGACGACTTCGACCTGACGCGCTTCCGCCGGACCTTCGCCGTCAATGTCGAAGGCATGATGTTTGGCATTCTCGCCGCGCTGCCCACCATGCGACCCGGCGGCTCGATCGTGGTCACCTCAAGCCTCGCCGGCATCGCGCCAAACTGGTTTGACCCGGCGTACTCGGCCAGCAAACACGCCATCATCGGCCTGGTCCGCTCGCTCGCGACCACGCTCGCCGAGTCGAAGATCACGCTCAACGCGATCTGTCCCGGCTTCGTGGAATCCTTGATGTTCCAGGCGATCCGCGCCGAGGTCGTCAAGCACGGTCTCGCGATCGCCGACCCCGACGAGGTCGCACAGGCAGTCGAACAGATCATCGCGGGCGGCGAAACCGGCCAGGCCTGGATCGTCCAGGCGGGCCGCGCACCGGAGCTGGTCACCTTCCCCGAATTCACCCTGCCCCAGGCCTAGCGCCGCTTCCTTAGCAACGCGCACGACTCGCCACCCCACCGCGAAACTGTCGTACTCCCCTGCTGGAATGGCCCCCACCCAGTCACGGGTGGGGGGTGGGTTTGAGGCCTTTCACCTGGCTCGAAAATGTTCGTGGGTGTGCCTCTCGACCCACCCCCCACCCCGACCACTGGGTGGGGGCCATTCTTTGGGTTGGGTACGACAGTTTTGGCGCGGTCTCGGCGTGTCGCGGGTCGTTGGCGTGTCGCGGTCGGAGGGTCGGTGGCGTTGGCCGGCGCACGCAAGGCCACCACGCGTGCGTTCAACGCAAGCATGGCCACCATGCGTGCATCCGGCGGCAGGCGTTCACGCGAGTGGCATGGAGCGCTAAATGCCCGCCTTGACCTTTTGTGTAATGGTGGCATGGGCCCCTTACGTGCGTCTGACGCAAGCATGGCGTCCCTGCGACCATCACTCTGGACGCCACCCGTGATCAATGTGACTGATGTGACTGGCGAGGCGACAGCGGCGCGCTGCCACCCGAGACCCACCCCACCCGAGACCCCACACCGGACTGAGACCCGGCCAACACATGCACGCATGGTGGCCATGCGTGCAGCCCGCTACGGCTACCCCGTGGCGCCGAGGTACGTCAGCACAGCCCGCACGCGGCGGTGCCCGCTGTCCGTCGGCGCGAGGTCGAGCTTCGTGAAGATATTGCCGACATGCTTGTGCACAGCGCGTTCGGTGACCACCAGCCGCTCAGCGATGCCGACGTTGTCGTAACCCTGCGCCATCAGCGACAGCACCTCGCGCTCCCGCGGCGTCAGCGCCGCCAGCGGGTCGGTGCGCCGCACCAGCACCTGCGCGATCACCTCCGGATCGATCGCCGTGCCTCCACCGGCCACGCGACGCAGCGCGTCCAGGAACTCCTCGACGCGTACGACCCGGTCCTTCAGCAGATAGCCGACCCCGCCAGCACCATCGGCGAGCAGCTCGGCGGCATAGCTTTCCTCGACATACTGCGAAAACACCAGCACCGGCTGACCAGGCCGCAACCGGCGTACGGCCAGCGCCGCACGGATGCCCTCGTCGCGGAAGGACGGCGGCAGGCGTACGTCCACCACCGTCACGTCCGGCTGGTGTTTTTCCACAGCGGCAACGAAAGCATCGCCGTCGGCGACTGTCTCGACCGCCTCGAAGCCGGCGGAGGCCAGCAGCAGGTTGATGCCCTGAGCCAGTACGACATTGTCCTCGACGATCACGACCCGCACGGCAACTCCACCTGGATCCGCGTACCCTCGCCAGCCGGACTCGACACGGTCGCCGTGCCATCGAGCGCCGCCACTCGACGCCGGATGCCGACGACACCGGTCCCCCGCGACTCGTCGACACCGCCAACTCCGTCATCGACGATGTGCACCAACAGCTTCGCGTCCTCCTGCCACACCCGCACGCGTACGCTGTTCGCATGAGCGTGCTTCGCCACGTTCGTCAGACCTTCGGCGACAACGAAATACGCGGCGGCCTCCACCGCGGCCGGCAGTTTTCCCAGCACCTCAACGGAAACCTGGCACGGCACCGACGAGCCGGCTCCGAGCGCGGCGAGCGCTCCGGCCAGTCCGCGGTCGGTCAGGATCGGCGGATAGACGGTACGCGCGACCTGCCGCAGCTCAGCCATCGCCGCCTCGGTTGATGCCTGCGCATCGCTCAGCAGCTCGGCTGCGGCCGCCGGATCGTCGGCAAGGGTGCGCTGCGCCACCGCCAGCCGGATGCCGAGCGACACGAGCTGTGCCTGTGCGCCGTCGTGCAGGTCACGCTCGATCCGTCTCAGCTCGGCGGCATGCGCGTCGATCGCGTCGGCACGCGTCTCGGTCAGCACCTCGACCCGTTTCACCAGCTCGTCGGTCGCACTCGGCTGCAGGATCCAGCGCGCCAGCCACGCCTGCGCACGTGCGAGCACCGGGACGACCCACCAGAACAGCACCGCCGAGATGGCGACCTGACCGAGCGTCGACAGGATGGCGACCGTCCAGTTGGTGACGGGTACGCCGAGCGGCATGACCGGGTCGTTGGCCGGCGCCAGCCACCACAGGGCACCTTCGATGATCGCGACCGGCGCGCCGAGCACCGCGTACAGCGCGATCATGCCAAACGGAATCCCCAGCACGACCTGCGTCGCGACCCAGCCGAGGTCGCGCCAGGTGGCCGGATCGGTGACGACCTGACGCAGCCTGGCACCGACACCACGTGGCAGCGGGCGATAACGCGGCTCGATCGGATCGCCGAGAAACCGGCCGACCCGGAGCCGCTCGACGTCGGTCCACTGGCGGAGCCCGGTGAGCGCCAACGGCAGCAACACCAGGCCGAGGCCGGCCACGACGATCGTCAGCAATGTGCCGAAGAGCAGCGGAAACACCAGCGTCGCGGCCATGCCGAGCGGCAGGCCGATCAACAGATAACCGGCCGAGCGCAGCCGTTCGTTCATCCTCACGACCGCCAGTCTGGCCCATGCTGGAGCACTTCGCGGTGGAGCAGGCTACACCGTTTTCCGTGGTACCTACGCGCTGGTGAGGACCGCATGGCCACCATGCGTGCATCCAGCGCAAGCATGGTGGCCATGCGGCATGAGCGGTGGCGGGTGCGAGCGCTGTCATAGGATGACGTGACCGTCGTACGTCCGTGGAAGGCCTCATGACCGCTGCGCAGGAACCCACCTCGGCACTGCTCGCCGAGATCGCCGACACCGGTCGGGACCAGCACCGCGGCGGCTACTCACGGCACCTGTTCACCGACGCCGAGCTGGGGCTGCGCGAGTGGTTCACCGAGGCCGCCACCCGCCGCGGTCTCACCGTCGAGGTCGACCGCAACAGCAACCTGTGGGCCTGGTGGGGCGAGCCGGGTCCCGGCGCCGTGGTGACCGGCAGCCACCTCGACTCGGTGCCGGGCGGCGGCGCGTACGACGGACCGCTCGGCGTCGCGTCCGCGCTGGCCGCCGTCGACCTGCTCAAGGCCGAGGACTTCCGACCGACAAAGCCGTTCGCGCTGGCGGTCTTCGCGGAGGAAGAAGGTGGCCGCTTCGGCCGCGCGTGCCTCGGCTCAGCGCTGTCGACCGGCACCGTCGACGCCGCGGATGCCTTGCGCCGCACCGATCCTGACGGCGTCACGCTCGCCGAAGCCGCCAAGAGGGCCGGCTTCGACCCGTCGAGTTTCGGTGCGGACAAAGACAGGATCGCCAATATCGGTACGTTCGTCGAGCTGCACATCGAGCAGGGCCGCTATCTCGCCGACCTCGCACCGGTCGCGGTCGCGTCGGCGATCCTCGCGCACGGCCGGTGGCGTTTTCGCTTTGCCGGCCAAGGAAATCACGCCGGCACGACCCGGCTGGAAGACCGCGCCGACCCGATGATGCCGGCCGCCGCGACCGTCATCGCCGCTCGCCAGGCAGCCGCCAAGCACGACGCGCGCGCCACGGTCGGTCGGCTGCAGTCATTGCCAGGTGGCACGAACGTGATCGCGTCCACAGTGGACCTGTGGCTGGACGCGCGTGACGACCGCGACGAGGTCGTCACGCGACTCGTCGAGGACATCACGAGAGCCGCCGAGTCGGCCTGCCGCGACGAAGGCTGCCAGCTGACCGTCACCAGGGAATCGTTCGCTCCCGAGGTCACCTTCGACACGACTTTGGCGCGACAGCTGGCAAAGATCACCGGCGACGCACCGATCATCCCGACCGGCGCCGGCCATGACGCCGGCATCCTGGCGGCCGCGACACGCACCGGCATGCTGTTCGTACGCAACCCCACCGGCATCAGCCACGCACCTGAGGAACACGCCGAAAAGCCGGACATCGAAATCGGCACGAAGGCGTTGGCCGCCGTCGTACGGGACCTGGCCCGATGACCGCGTTTCGGCTCCGCCACGCGTGGCTGCCAGGCGGACTGACCGGACCGCTGGAGATCGAGGTCGATCCCAAAGGCATCATCGCGGCGATCCGCACCGGCGGCCATTTTCCAGACGCCACACCGCTTCCCGGCCTGGTCGTGCCAGGATTCGCCAACACGCACTCACACGCCTTCCACCGCGCGCTGCGCGGGCGCACGCACGACGCCGCCGGCACTTTCTGGACCTGGCGCGAGCGGATGTACGCGCTGGCCAACGCGCTCGACCCCGAGCTGGTCTATCTGCTCGCGCGCGCCGTTTACGCGGAAATGCTCGCCGCCGGCTACACCGCGGTCGGCGAATTCCATTACCTGCACCACAAACCTGACGGCAGGTCCTACGAGGACGATCCGTATGCGATGACCGCCGCGCTGCACAAGGCGGCCACCGACGTCGGCATCCGGCTGACCCTGCTGGACACCTGTTATCTCAGCGCCGGCATCAACGCCGACCGTACGCCGATTCCGCTTGCCGACGAACAAAAGCGCTTCACCGACGGCAGCGTGCAGGCCTGGTCGTGGCGATGGAAGTCCCTGCAGGAGGCATTTCCGGACGACAGCGCCTTCCGGCTCGGTGCGGCGATCCACTCGGTACGCGCGGTGCCGGCGGCCGCCATCGAGACCATCATGTCCACAGTGGACGGTGACACGCCGTTGCACGTGCACCTTTCCGAGCAACCGGCCGAAAACGAGGAAACGCTGGCGGCGTACGGAAAAACGCCGACGACGCTGCTGTCCGACCACAAGGTGCTCGGTCCGCGTACGACCGCCGTGCACGCCACGCACCTGACCGACACCGACATCGAGATCCTCGGCGAGTCGCGCACCAACATCGCCTTCTGCCCGACCACCGAGGCCGACCTGGCCGACGGCATCGGCCCGGCCGGCCGGCTGCACGACGCCGGCGCTCGGCTGGTGATCGGCAGCGACCAGCACGCGCAGATCGACCCGGTCGCCGAGCTGCGCGCGCTGGAATACGGTGAGCGGCTGCTTTCCGGCACACGCGCCACCGGCGACAAAACAGGCCATAGTGCCGGCCGCCGCGTCCGCTTCAGCCCGGCCGAGCTGGTCAGGTTTGGCGCGGCCAACGGCTATCGCGCGCTCGGCCTGCCCGGCGGACAGCTCGTCGTCGGCGCACCTTTCGACGTGGTGTGCCTGCAGGCCGACTCGGCCCGCACCGCCGGCTCCTCGCCTGACCAGCTGCTGATGGCGGCGTCGGCCAGCGACGTGCTGCTGACCGTCGTCGGCGGCCGGATCCTGGTGCGCCAGGGCCGTCACCACCGGCTCGGCCGCGCCAGCGAGCTGCTGACCGACGCCATCGACCGGGCCTGGTCGGCCGTCAAACCGACCGAGGGCTGAGCGGATCGATCAGGCCGACCTCCCACACGGTCTGATCGCTGTTCGGCTCCTCGATCAGCGCCAGGTTCTCCCGGATGTGGCTGAGCACCAGGTTGCGCGCGCCCACCAGGTCGGGCGCGACGCCGACCTGCTGGCGATACGCGCGCACCTCGTACGCCGGCAGGCCGCGGCCGCCGTCCGGCTCGCGCTGCGCCGGGATCTCGCGGATCAGATAGCAGTCGAGCTGGTCGATGTCGCTCCAGTCGATGCCGATCATCGGCCCGTACAGCGTCCGCGGCATGTCCTTGTCGGTCACTCGTACTCCTTCAACGGCGGAGCTAACCGCCCCGATTTGTCGACTTTTCCGTCACGCGCTGCTGTGGCGGAATGACGCACAGCTTGACAGGAATGATCGAATCGCGCAAGCTTGCGCCTCGTCAGGTTGGAATCGCCAATGTTGAACGCGCGCGTTCAACTGCAATAGGGAGTCGAGAGAGAGATGGCGCGTAGACGAGGTCCTTCACTGCGAGCGCAGTGGCTCGGCCAGCAACTCCGCGAGATGCGTGAGGCGCGGAAGCTGACGCTGAAGGAGTGCGGCGACTATCTGGTGCGCGACCAGGGCTCGGTCAGCCGCTTCGAGAACGCCACACTGCCGTGCCGGCCACAAGACGTGATGGCGCTGCTCAACCTGTTCGGCATCGACGACCCGCGCAAACGCGAGCACTACGACCAGGTGGCACGTGAGGTGTGGCAGACCGGCTGGTGGGACCGCTACGCCGAGGACCTGCACGAGAAGTTCATCGACCTCGCCTGGCTGGAGTCACGCTCCGACGAGATGCGCGGCTACGCGAGCCTGGTGATCCCTGGCCTGTTGCAGACACCTGAGTACGCCGAGGAAGTTATCCGAGCATCCGATCCGGACGCCTCGAATGAGCAGGTCGCCAAGTATCTGGAATTTCGGCTGACACGACAACGCGTTCGCGATGACGAGTCCAAGCGCTTTGCGTTCATTCTCGACGAATCCGTGCTGCGCCGGATCATCGGTGGACCTGCGATTATGCGTGCTCAGCTCGACTACCTGTTGACGCTGGCCAAGGATCCGCGCATCGAGCTACGCGTGTTGACTTTCTCGGCTGGTGCACACGCGGCTCACAACGGAGAGTTCCAACTGTTCGTACTGCCTGAGCCGTATCCCGAGGTGGCCTACTCGGAGACATTGGCCGGGTCACTGTACGTGGAAACTGAAGGCGTAGAACGCTTCTCCCGGGCGTACGATCTGCTTGGCAAGAAGGCCATGACCGCCAAGCAGTCCGTCGAGATCATCTCGGCGGCCCGGGAGGACACTTCATGATCGTTATCGGCCGCACTGGAACGCTGGACCCCGCCATCCTGAATGGCGCTGTCTGGCAGAAGAGCAGCCGAAGCCAAGGCGGCAGTGGCAACTGCGTGGAAGCCGCGCCGCTGGCCGACGGGTCGGTGGCCGTACGCCACAGCCAGCAGCCGGACGCCACCGCCATCGTCTACACCGCCGCCGAGTGGCAGGCTTTCCTCGTCGGTGCCAAGTCCGGCGAGTTCGACTTCTAGCTGAGCCTGGTGACCTCGTCGTCCGGCGGCTCGACGGCGAACCCGCCACCCCACACGCGCACGCGACCGTCGTAGACCGGCCAGCCGGGATCGCCAGTGGCCGCGAACCGTCCCCAGGCCTGGTGGATGTCGTCGCGTATGGCCAGATTGTCCGGCGTGTCGATGTGCGCCGCCGCGAGGCCGTCGAAGATGTACACAAGATCCATGCCGTGTCCGGCGCCGAAAGCTTCGCCAAGCGGCTCGGCGGTCAGCAGCGCAGCGTACGCGCGGCCGCCGGCCTCGACCTGCGCGCGTGCCAGCCGCCAGGCGGGCAGCTTGTAGATGGCGTCGCTCAGAAAGAGCGTACGCAGCGTCGTCAGGTCAGCGGACGGCGCGCGCTTGCGATAGGCGGCCAGCATGGCCTCCGGCTGCGCGATGCCGCCTCGGCCGATCTCGTCCAGCAGCGCGGCTTCGTCGGCCGGTGCGTACGCTTCGCCTTGCATCGCCTGAAAAGACCGCATCTCGTCGCGGTTTGCGCTGACCAGCAACGGAATGCCGGCGACCGATCCGTCGGTGACCGCGTCGTGCGGCCGGCGCGGCAGGATGTCGCCGTCGAGTACGGTCCCCCACGCGCGGCCGCCGGGCAGGTTGCGGCGGCCGAGGTCGTTGTCGATCACCACCTGCTGTGCCGCCAGAATCCGCTCGACCGGCAGCGCGGCCAACTCGTCCACAGTGGACACCTGTGCGGCGGCGAGGAAATCGGCGGTGATCTCTCGAGCCGTCTCCAGTGAGTAGACGCGCGAGGTGTTGCCGCTGCTCAAGATCGCCTTGTCAAACGTGCCGGCGGCCGCCGGCAGCGCGAACAACGAGCCGATCGAGAAGGCTCCGGCCGACTCGCCGGCGATCGTGACGTTGTCCGGATCGCCGCCGAACGCGCCGATGTTTTCCCTGATCCACCGCAAGGCGGCGGCCTGGTCCCGCAGTCCGAGGTTGGTCGAGCCGGTCCAGCCGTGGTCGACAAGATGCAGGAAGCCGAGCGCGCCGATGCGATAGTTCGGCGCGACGACAACGCAACCGGTCCCCCGGCTCAGCGCCGCGCCGTCGGTGTTCGGTGGTGACGCCGAGCCGGTTTCGAAGCCACCACCGTAGATCCAGACGATCACCGGCCGACGGCCGGAGACGTCCGGCGTCCACACGTTCAGATACAGGCAGTCCTCGCTGGTCGCGCCGATCGACGGCAGTCCGGACATGCCGGCGAAGCCGACCTGCGCCGGCGCCGGCGCGAACTCGACCGCGTCGCGTACGCCGCTCCACGGCTCGACCTCGCGCGGTGGCCGCAGCCTCAGCGCGCCGACCGGCGGTGCCGCGTACGGTATGCCGGCGAAAAGCAGGCCGTCACCAAGCGCGCGCCCGCGCAGCCGGCCGCTGGCCGTCACGATCTCCATGCCACCGATCATGCTCCATGTCATGCTCGTTTGCGGCGTGACATGTCAGGCCATCACCGCGGCGATGCCGAGGGTGAGCAGGCCCCGGACCATCCGCGAGGTGGCGTCCAGGAAGTCCGGCAGGCTGTCCTCCCCGATGCCGATCACCGGCATCGTCGCCCGCACCGCCTCGCGGACCGTACGCGTGCCGTCCAGCGCCACCAACACCTGCGCCATCACCGCGTCCAGCCGCACCGAGAACGCGAGTCCGCCGGAAACCTCCAGCTCGGCCGCCGCCAGTTCCCAGCCGCCGTCGGAACACACCAGCGACTGGGTGAACCGGTGCCCGGACACCAGCTGGATCCTCAGGTCGGCGATGTCCGGCCTGTCGCGGAGAAAGTCGTGTGCGGAAAACGCACGCTGGATCCGCTCGGTGGCCGATCCCTCCACCGCTTTCGCGTCGTCCGCGCGGATGACAGTGCCGTCGCCGTCGGTGCCACGCAACAAAACCGCGCCGAAGCCGATCTGCTCGATCCCCTGATCGCGGTAATAGCCGGCCCAGCGGTCGACCTCGGTGGTGTACGTGGTGAGATCGGTGTCCAGATCCAGATTCCACCGA
The nucleotide sequence above comes from Fodinicola acaciae. Encoded proteins:
- a CDS encoding sensor histidine kinase, with product MKLVTSNARAVLRGAALLALTPVKVLLAAAHAIAILAACVGMIFVFPPVFDRSRWMATLARRLAGQWSAAPAAEPYRPRPRPTEPSADGLYRSRYGRPFRSARVPDFQQHSHWIWTDPATWRDIGWLLADPVVGSVIAGLPAALLAYGVASLFLSWQWILGVPAAVAGWLVAPALLRLHGRWTRFMIGPATPAAAARGAAWRRWFGRCLLATLRSAAFLVGSLVALVVLAAAVVVLVFTGPLVAVRLLVAVRPLPDFFRRYAGVPRPYGPAPQTVRTASWWTDFASVSRAYAEDPATWRDLFWLACQPVIGCLLNLPPVALIGYGGWGLFFPSFAMFFGSRPQPFYGELFGSSWLAMTIGLVLVIAGFAATPVIQRLHTRWLTVLLAPTASARLFAEREQLAARVEQLTETRTAATDTQAAELRRIERDLHDGTQARLVAMGMTLGAVEALIDRDPAAAKKLVAQLRETSATALAELRSLVRGIHPPVLAERGLVDAIRAVALDTPLAVRVEADLDGHAEPPLEAAAYFAVVELLTNAVRHSGASEVRIDIEHHDGELRISVRDNGKGGADPDIGTGLRGIQRRLGPFDGRVTVSSPLGGPTLVTLELPCVLFSPRTSTSSETA
- a CDS encoding VC0807 family protein → MTAVQSKPRGINRAIIVNLAIDVAAPVALFYLLRAFGVNQWLALTLAAIPPAARAVQSIITSRKIDGLALFALSIIALSLLGSFVTGSPRFLLAKDGWMTAVAGGWILLTILRTPFIFSFLRTILTGEALERMEGNWRDSPTFRHSMRVATAIWGVGLVFDAGVRVVLAYTLPIDQVPLISTLQYVVLFVCLEVGTRLYLRRKSIRDKIESESSK
- a CDS encoding SDR family NAD(P)-dependent oxidoreductase codes for the protein MSEVVLVTGAANGIGAAVARRFARNGAKVVIADIVDGSAVASEIDGLYVRTDVSSEADNRAAVAAAVEAYGGLDVVHLNAGTGGGGALDDFDLTRFRRTFAVNVEGMMFGILAALPTMRPGGSIVVTSSLAGIAPNWFDPAYSASKHAIIGLVRSLATTLAESKITLNAICPGFVESLMFQAIRAEVVKHGLAIADPDEVAQAVEQIIAGGETGQAWIVQAGRAPELVTFPEFTLPQA
- a CDS encoding response regulator is translated as MRVVIVEDNVVLAQGINLLLASAGFEAVETVADGDAFVAAVEKHQPDVTVVDVRLPPSFRDEGIRAALAVRRLRPGQPVLVFSQYVEESYAAELLADGAGGVGYLLKDRVVRVEEFLDALRRVAGGGTAIDPEVIAQVLVRRTDPLAALTPREREVLSLMAQGYDNVGIAERLVVTERAVHKHVGNIFTKLDLAPTDSGHRRVRAVLTYLGATG
- a CDS encoding sensor histidine kinase, with the protein product MNERLRSAGYLLIGLPLGMAATLVFPLLFGTLLTIVVAGLGLVLLPLALTGLRQWTDVERLRVGRFLGDPIEPRYRPLPRGVGARLRQVVTDPATWRDLGWVATQVVLGIPFGMIALYAVLGAPVAIIEGALWWLAPANDPVMPLGVPVTNWTVAILSTLGQVAISAVLFWWVVPVLARAQAWLARWILQPSATDELVKRVEVLTETRADAIDAHAAELRRIERDLHDGAQAQLVSLGIRLAVAQRTLADDPAAAAELLSDAQASTEAAMAELRQVARTVYPPILTDRGLAGALAALGAGSSVPCQVSVEVLGKLPAAVEAAAYFVVAEGLTNVAKHAHANSVRVRVWQEDAKLLVHIVDDGVGGVDESRGTGVVGIRRRVAALDGTATVSSPAGEGTRIQVELPCGS
- a CDS encoding allantoate amidohydrolase codes for the protein MTAAQEPTSALLAEIADTGRDQHRGGYSRHLFTDAELGLREWFTEAATRRGLTVEVDRNSNLWAWWGEPGPGAVVTGSHLDSVPGGGAYDGPLGVASALAAVDLLKAEDFRPTKPFALAVFAEEEGGRFGRACLGSALSTGTVDAADALRRTDPDGVTLAEAAKRAGFDPSSFGADKDRIANIGTFVELHIEQGRYLADLAPVAVASAILAHGRWRFRFAGQGNHAGTTRLEDRADPMMPAAATVIAARQAAAKHDARATVGRLQSLPGGTNVIASTVDLWLDARDDRDEVVTRLVEDITRAAESACRDEGCQLTVTRESFAPEVTFDTTLARQLAKITGDAPIIPTGAGHDAGILAAATRTGMLFVRNPTGISHAPEEHAEKPDIEIGTKALAAVVRDLAR
- a CDS encoding formimidoylglutamate deiminase, coding for MTAFRLRHAWLPGGLTGPLEIEVDPKGIIAAIRTGGHFPDATPLPGLVVPGFANTHSHAFHRALRGRTHDAAGTFWTWRERMYALANALDPELVYLLARAVYAEMLAAGYTAVGEFHYLHHKPDGRSYEDDPYAMTAALHKAATDVGIRLTLLDTCYLSAGINADRTPIPLADEQKRFTDGSVQAWSWRWKSLQEAFPDDSAFRLGAAIHSVRAVPAAAIETIMSTVDGDTPLHVHLSEQPAENEETLAAYGKTPTTLLSDHKVLGPRTTAVHATHLTDTDIEILGESRTNIAFCPTTEADLADGIGPAGRLHDAGARLVIGSDQHAQIDPVAELRALEYGERLLSGTRATGDKTGHSAGRRVRFSPAELVRFGAANGYRALGLPGGQLVVGAPFDVVCLQADSARTAGSSPDQLLMAASASDVLLTVVGGRILVRQGRHHRLGRASELLTDAIDRAWSAVKPTEG
- a CDS encoding helix-turn-helix domain-containing protein; this translates as MARRRGPSLRAQWLGQQLREMREARKLTLKECGDYLVRDQGSVSRFENATLPCRPQDVMALLNLFGIDDPRKREHYDQVAREVWQTGWWDRYAEDLHEKFIDLAWLESRSDEMRGYASLVIPGLLQTPEYAEEVIRASDPDASNEQVAKYLEFRLTRQRVRDDESKRFAFILDESVLRRIIGGPAIMRAQLDYLLTLAKDPRIELRVLTFSAGAHAAHNGEFQLFVLPEPYPEVAYSETLAGSLYVETEGVERFSRAYDLLGKKAMTAKQSVEIISAAREDTS
- a CDS encoding DUF397 domain-containing protein codes for the protein MIVIGRTGTLDPAILNGAVWQKSSRSQGGSGNCVEAAPLADGSVAVRHSQQPDATAIVYTAAEWQAFLVGAKSGEFDF